A portion of the Streptomyces sp. NBC_01335 genome contains these proteins:
- a CDS encoding GNAT family N-acetyltransferase, whose product MTTPYEHWPLHGLRIRTPRLELRLPDTALADRLAAVAGAGVHAADRMPFTVPWTDDEPGAVARATFQHVLSTIANWSPDDWALSLAVLHDGEVVGRQDLMAKDFAVTRVASTGSWLGLVHQRQGFGTEMRAAALHLAFAGLGAQCAVSAAMTDNPASLGVSRRLGYLPDGTAVAAVRGAPATLQRLRLDRARWEEHRRVEVSIQGLDACRSAFGA is encoded by the coding sequence ATGACGACCCCGTACGAGCACTGGCCCCTCCACGGACTCCGCATCCGTACGCCCCGGCTCGAACTGCGGCTCCCCGACACCGCGCTCGCCGACCGGCTCGCGGCCGTGGCCGGGGCGGGGGTGCACGCGGCCGACCGGATGCCGTTCACCGTGCCGTGGACCGACGACGAGCCCGGGGCGGTGGCGCGGGCGACGTTCCAGCACGTGCTGTCCACGATCGCGAACTGGTCCCCGGACGACTGGGCCCTGAGCCTCGCCGTGCTGCACGACGGGGAGGTCGTCGGGCGGCAGGACCTGATGGCGAAGGACTTCGCCGTCACCCGCGTCGCCTCCACCGGCTCCTGGCTCGGTCTCGTCCACCAGCGGCAGGGGTTCGGGACGGAGATGCGGGCCGCCGCGTTGCACCTGGCGTTCGCGGGGCTGGGCGCCCAGTGCGCCGTGTCCGCGGCGATGACCGACAACCCGGCCTCCCTCGGCGTCTCACGCCGCCTCGGCTACCTCCCGGACGGCACAGCGGTCGCCGCCGTGCGCGGGGCCCCCGCGACGCTCCAGCGGCTCCGGCTGGACCGCGCGCGGTGGGAGGAGCACCGCAGGGTGGAGGTGTCGATCCAGGGGCTCGACGCCTGCCGGAGCGCCTTCGGGGCGTGA